In Paenibacillus sonchi, the genomic stretch CCTCCTTTCCTGGTAAAATTTTATAAAAATATACAGGTGTATATTTTTACCGCTATTTAGCAATGATGTCGTTGAGCTCTCTTAAGGATTCCGGATCATGTTCTACAATCTCATGGTATAGACTAAGGCTTTGATCCAGCAGGTACCTGATATATCTGCAGCCGCTATGGCGATATGATAAATTCACTTTCTCCTCGTCGAAACAATCGATATAACAGCTTGTGCACAGATGTACTGCCCAGCAATCCTTACAATATTCGACAGATTTATTCATGAAATCATTAACATAATGTTTATTGATCGACGGAATATCAAACCCATTGTCAACATTCCCCAGGAACGGGACACTTCCCACACGTTCACATGGCAGGAAATTTCCATCCACATTTACGTGAAGACGTCTTGAACCCGGCACACAGCAGCCGTTAAAATAATAATTCTCCATAGGCACTTGTCTAATATCCCGTCTGTGAATCATGTGTAAAAACTTTCTCATCTGGCCGTTTGAAAATAATTTTTTCTCATTGCTGCTGTCTCTTTTATTCTCAACGCTCCACGAAAACAGAGGGTCGATCGTTTTATCTTCTCTATAGGATTTATCTTCGATACTGCTTGGTTTCAGATACTCTTCTGCAGTACGGCCGTAAGACACATAAGAAGCATTTACCGTTACGGGTTTGGGCAGCCACTCTGTATTATCAAAAAACTCTTGAATTTTATAGTATTTCTCTACCAGATTGGAACCACTTGCAACCAGGCTGAAGTAGAGGGTATCGCCGCTTTCATCCTTTGAGTGATTTTTCTCTTTAGCTTCTACCAGGTGTTTTATTCCGCGCATCACATATTTGAAGCTCCCCGTACCATCCTGGAATACCCGGTTCTCATTATGAATCTCTTCAGGACCGTCCAGGCTTACTAAAACCACAAAATTATGTTCAACCAGGTACTCAGCTATTTCTTTGGAAATTAATACTGCATTGGTAGTCATTGAAAATCCCAATTTCTTATCTGTAACAAGATTCTCGGCATACTCTACACATTGCTTAATCAGTTTAAAGTTCAACAGAGGTTCTCCACCGTAAAAGGCCAGGAAAAAATCTTCATCTACCCTCGGGTATGTATAATCAATTGCTTTTTTTGCGGTTTCAAACGTCATATCCCGGTCATTGTATCCATGAAAATCATTATGTGAATCTTGATAGATGCAATAGTTGCATCTCAGGTTACATCTTTCAGTTACCTCTAAAGTGAGCTGATTCATATTGTACTGTAAATAATTTTCCAGGGCGCTGACATGGGGTCCGGAGAAGCAAGTGACCGGCGGCGCTGACAGGATATGTTCTTCAGATATGCATTCTATGATTTCTTGCAAAGCTGCTTCCAAGGCATCCTCTTCCATACCCAGCTCCAAAAGACTATCGAACTGATCCGAGTCAAAGAGACAGGATAAAACGGAATAGACATTTTCATTAATCTGAAAGATCTTACCGGTGCCTGTATCATAAAAGTATTTCTTTCCCGACGTTTCAAAAGGTTTTCCTAACCGGTAGAAATGATTATCCTTTTTCAGGTCATTGAACTGCTGCTTGTACTTCATAATTTTGGAGTCCAGCTTCTCATTAATCATAGGTTATCCCTCCAGTTTAATGATTTCCTAAAACCAATATCTGTTTTGTTATAAAATTCACAAAGTTGATGACGCAGATCCATTCGTATGCTTCTTTATCTTTCTGATCACAAATTAACATTGTTAAAAAA encodes the following:
- a CDS encoding radical SAM protein, with translation MINEKLDSKIMKYKQQFNDLKKDNHFYRLGKPFETSGKKYFYDTGTGKIFQINENVYSVLSCLFDSDQFDSLLELGMEEDALEAALQEIIECISEEHILSAPPVTCFSGPHVSALENYLQYNMNQLTLEVTERCNLRCNYCIYQDSHNDFHGYNDRDMTFETAKKAIDYTYPRVDEDFFLAFYGGEPLLNFKLIKQCVEYAENLVTDKKLGFSMTTNAVLISKEIAEYLVEHNFVVLVSLDGPEEIHNENRVFQDGTGSFKYVMRGIKHLVEAKEKNHSKDESGDTLYFSLVASGSNLVEKYYKIQEFFDNTEWLPKPVTVNASYVSYGRTAEEYLKPSSIEDKSYREDKTIDPLFSWSVENKRDSSNEKKLFSNGQMRKFLHMIHRRDIRQVPMENYYFNGCCVPGSRRLHVNVDGNFLPCERVGSVPFLGNVDNGFDIPSINKHYVNDFMNKSVEYCKDCWAVHLCTSCYIDCFDEEKVNLSYRHSGCRYIRYLLDQSLSLYHEIVEHDPESLRELNDIIAK